One Halodesulfovibrio aestuarii DSM 17919 = ATCC 29578 DNA segment encodes these proteins:
- a CDS encoding cytochrome c3 family protein, whose amino-acid sequence MIKKTSVALGAILLLLAMGIFIVPNALRAQDNAEKEKSVAEIDMEQHKTKQFTIDLIDDVVFGKLPVKSYHKKVHQNGANCELCHGVKAPTTPPDTRNCANCHGTPEDVAKRTEKLEPNPHNSPHWAKELPCDTCHKEHGKSEFYCKNCHHFDYQVP is encoded by the coding sequence ATGATTAAGAAAACATCTGTCGCCTTGGGGGCGATTCTACTTCTGCTTGCAATGGGAATTTTCATTGTACCCAACGCGCTGCGCGCACAAGATAACGCTGAAAAAGAAAAGAGTGTTGCCGAAATTGATATGGAGCAGCACAAGACCAAACAGTTCACTATCGACCTTATTGACGATGTAGTCTTCGGCAAACTTCCAGTCAAAAGCTACCACAAAAAGGTTCACCAGAACGGTGCTAACTGCGAGCTTTGCCACGGTGTGAAAGCACCAACGACACCACCGGATACTCGCAATTGCGCCAACTGCCATGGCACTCCCGAAGATGTCGCCAAGCGCACTGAAAAACTTGAACCCAATCCGCATAACTCCCCGCACTGGGCCAAGGAACTCCCCTGTGACACCTGTCATAAAGAGCACGGTAAATCTGAGTTTTACTGCAAAAACTGCCACCACTTTGATTACCAGGTGCCTTAA